GTTCCCTTATCATTATAGCAAGGAAAGAAGATGGAGAGCGAAGATAATTTTCTGTCGATGATGCTCATTTTTTCAAAAATACATAGCTACCAACGAGCTGCACATGTGAATATTTTCCAAAAAGCGGCGACGTTGAACTGTAGGATTCTTGATGCATGGCAACGATATCCGGTGTACCTTCTTTCAAGGCGAGGAGACTATCTGAACCAATATCGCCGCCATCGTTATGTATATACTGATAATAATTCCTTGAGTCGGGAAGAAAAAGAGCAATCTCCGGTGCGTTGTATATCAGGAATAGGCTTTTTTTCGGAATAGACGCGATGTAGTTCTCCAGCAATTCTGATTTATGGCTGTTATACGAGAGCGCAACAAAAGACCCCCTCCACAATAGCTTGATGTTTATCGCAACAAGTCCAAATAACAGTATCACCGCGATAAGTCTCGCTAGAGACTTTGAGAATTCAAACTTTTGGCTAATGAACTGCGCGATGTCAGTCAGATTTACCGGCAAGAAGAACAGATGTAGAACTAACGCAATAAACAAATACCGATACCATCCCGGCGTTCTGAGGTACGCTAGGAAGATCAGTATCGAATAAACCAGTGCGATAAGTTCGAAACTTCGGATATGTTTTTTGGCATAATATCGGGTCACTATCGCCGCGCACCAAATAATCAACGTTCCCATGTAGTATGCTGGAGTGTATTCAGTCACAAACCTGCGCACATTCTGCACAATAATTAGAGGAAGATCTCCTAAGCTATATGGATTAATGTAATACTGCATAACCCCGGAAAACGTATCAGTTTGGTTGAATTGGGTCACTGCCCACAGGAGGAAAGCGATTCCGAAACCAATCAGTGCATAGAGCATCCCCTGCTTAGAAA
Above is a window of Candidatus Paceibacterota bacterium DNA encoding:
- a CDS encoding glycosyltransferase family 39 protein, coding for MESIKNMFENRYVRVGSIAVVFLFFLFESTHHLTENPPTWMDEGWYGQAAFNIVDVGQLGVRTSPDLVTSGSRITGGYPYLYPAAVVVKILGKNLLSLRVAAVLFLVAFFWTVFFFSYQLAGFLSALATVVVVSSFPSIFGNGKNFLAEIPGLFYLLLFLYAVYRLETRNTSTHRHYVLAGVALGLAVATKPILLPLIPATLLIFFLRRKTFSKQGMLYALIGFGIAFLLWAVTQFNQTDTFSGVMQYYINPYSLGDLPLIIVQNVRRFVTEYTPAYYMGTLIIWCAAIVTRYYAKKHIRSFELIALVYSILIFLAYLRTPGWYRYLFIALVLHLFFLPVNLTDIAQFISQKFEFSKSLARLIAVILLFGLVAINIKLLWRGSFVALSYNSHKSELLENYIASIPKKSLFLIYNAPEIALFLPDSRNYYQYIHNDGGDIGSDSLLALKEGTPDIVAMHQESYSSTSPLFGKYSHVQLVGSYVFLKK